A single window of Nicotiana tomentosiformis chromosome 1, ASM39032v3, whole genome shotgun sequence DNA harbors:
- the LOC104093302 gene encoding golgin candidate 3-like isoform X1, with protein MWSSIENFKENLNRIALEIHDDDEEELSVYSSGDPPENNSLSDRRISRSFGRSKSPTYHSPIANGFGSAHNPEIEKYKIEIKRLKESEAEIKALSVNYAALLIEKEDQISRLNEENGSLKQSLQSSSPLSASRNMHKGSNDQSPNRQSKAIANRSFGSRANNGFSLKQDGLSNGTSFGNEKELADLPEEKNKSLSAIQASHELQLKQLEMELNKERTELANMQTRLQEEQKLSSTFQQELNSLKVDKDKMAVEMTNIRAELSHKVSELKQLQMELHERDNDESNEAIDGLRRVIETLQKENSNLKNEKDKLEASAAGVSLADRSNINGITEKVHPLEVFPEKEEMKRSLQNVENELKETRRERDKALQELKRLKQHLLEKEMEESEKMDEDSQIIEELRQNNEYQRAQIMQLEKALKQAIASQEDVKTLNDNELKKSKDTVNELNKKLANCLSTIEAQNVEVLNLQTALGQYYAEIEAKERLGEELAVAKEESHKLSGLLKDAYNESETFKKEKEEVLVKLSDMERRLSEGKGRINKLEQDNEKLRRALEQSMTRLNRMSLDSDNYVDRRIVIKLLVTYFQRNHSKEVLDLMVRMLGFSDEDKQRIGMAQQGSGKGVVRGVLGLPGRLVGGILGGSSAPSSTASDQSFADLWVDFLLKETEREKREAAEAGNGTAGDQIKGFQEAMGADETMAEHRSHSTDVSFISSRPQSSPKHNLPPLAPHSRQVILPPEHSDAEFSTVPLTPLETNYQISRLPRY; from the exons ATGTGGAGTTCAATTGAGAATTTTAAGGAGAATCTCAATAGGATCGCTCTTGAAATTCACGATGACGACGAAGAAGAGCTTTCGGTTTACAGTTCAGGTGATCCACCGGAGAATAATTCGTTATCTGATCGGAGAATTTCTAGAAGTTTCGGTCGTTCCAAGTCGCCGACATATCATTCCCCAATTGCCAATGGTTTCGGTTCTGCTCACAACCCAGAG ATAGAGAAATACAAAATTGAAATTAAGAGACTTAAAGAATCTGAGGCTGAAATCAAGGCACTGTCAGTAAATTATGCAGCTTTATTGATAGAAAAAGag GATCAAATTTCAAGGTTAAATGAAGAAAATGGATCATTGAAGCAAAGTCTACAATCGAGTTCTCCCTTGAGTGCATCTAGAAACATGCATAAG GGGAGCAATGATCAATCTCCAAACCGCCAAAGTAAAGCTATAGCTAACCGTTCCTTTGGAAGCCGAGCAAACAATGGGTTTTCTCTGAAGCAGGATGGACTAAGCAATGGAACCAGTTTTGGCAATGAAAAG GAGCTTGCCGACTTGCCGGAAGAGAAAAATAAATCCCTGTCAGCTATACAGGCATCTCATGAGTTGCAGTTAAAACAACTGGAAATGGAGCTTAATAAAGAACGGACCGAGCTGGCAAATATGCAAACTAGGTTACAAG AGGAGCAGAAGCTGAGCTCGACTTTCCAACAAGAGCTGAACTCTTTAAAAGTAGACAAGGATAAA ATGGCTGTGGAGATGACAAATATTCGTGCTGAGCTGTCTCATAAAGTATCTGAATTAAAACAGTTGCAAATGGAGCTTCATGAAAGAGATAACGATGAATCAAATGAAGCAATAGATGGTTTGAGAAGAGTTATAGAAACACTGCAGAAAGAAAACAGTAATCTTAAG AATGAGAAAGATAAATTAGAAGCTTCAGCAGCTGGCGTATCTTTAGCTGATAGAAGTAACATCAATGGTATAACTGAG AAGGTGCATCCTTTGGAGGTATTTCCTGAAAAGGAAGAAATGAAGAGGTCGTTACAAAATGTGGAGAATGAATTGAAGGAAACACGCCGGGAAAGGGACAAAGCACTGCAAGAACTAAAACGCCTTAAGCAGCATTTACTTGAGAAG GAAATGGAAGAATCAGAAAAGATGGATGAGGACAGCCAAATAATTGAAGAGCTACGTCAAAATAACGAATATCAGCGAGCTCAAATAATGCAGTTGGAGAAAGCTCTTAAGCAAGCAATTGCAAGTCAAGAAGATGTCAAAACCCTTAATGATAATGAATTAAAGAAGTCGAAGGATACAGTCAATGAGCTAAATAAAAAATTAGCCAACTGTTTGAGCACAATAGAAGCCCAAAATGTTGAAGTCCTTAACCTACAAACTGCACTTGGCCAATACTATGCCGAGATTGAAGCCAAG GAACGCCTTGGAGAAGAATTGGCAGTGGCAAAGGAGGAATCGCATAAACTTTCAGGGCTTTTGAAG GATGCTTACAATGAGTCGGAAACATTCAAGAAGGAGAAAGAAGAGGTGTTGGTGAAACTTTCAGACATGGAGAGAAGACTTTCTGAAGGGAAGGGCCGTATAAATAAGCTTGAGCAAGACAATGAAAAGCTACGACGAGCTCTTGAACAGAGCATGACCAGGCTGAATAGGATGTCACTGGATTCTGATAATTATGTTGACAG GCGGATTGTGATCAAGTTACTGGTGACTTACTTCCAAAGGAATCACAGCAAAGAG GTTTTGGATCTTATGGTCCGTATGTTAGGATTCTCTGATGAAGATAAGCAGAGGATAGGCATGGCTCAACAAGGATCTGGTAAAGGTGTCGTCCGGGGTGTCTTGGGTCTCCCTGGACGACTAGTAGGTGGCATCTTGGGTGGAAGTTCAGCACCTTCTAGTACGGCATCTGATCAG TCCTTTGCAGATCTCTGGGTTGATTTTCTTCTTAAAGAGACAGAAAGAGAGAAAAGGGAGGCTGCTGAAGCTGGCAACGGAACTGCAGGAGATCAAATCAAGGGATTTCAGGAGGCAATGGGTGCAGATGAAACCATGGCAGAACATAGGTCACATAGTACTGATGTTTCCTTTATTTCCTCGAGACCACAATCTTCTCCTAAGCATAACCTACCCCCTTTGGCACCACATTCACGGCAAGTTATCTTGCCCCCTGAGCATTCTGATGCCGAGTTCTCAACAGTACCTCTTACCCCATTGGAAACCAATTATCAGATTTCAAGACTACCTAGATACTGA
- the LOC104093302 gene encoding golgin candidate 3-like isoform X2 translates to MWSSIENFKENLNRIALEIHDDDEEELSVYSSGDPPENNSLSDRRISRSFGRSKSPTYHSPIANGFGSAHNPEIEKYKIEIKRLKESEAEIKALSVNYAALLIEKEDQISRLNEENGSLKQSLQSSSPLSASRNMHKGSNDQSPNRQSKAIANRSFGSRANNGFSLKQDGLSNGTSFGNEKELADLPEEKNKSLSAIQASHELQLKQLEMELNKERTELANMQTRLQEEQKLSSTFQQELNSLKVDKDKMAVEMTNIRAELSHKVSELKQLQMELHERDNDESNEAIDGLRRVIETLQKENSNLKNEKDKLEASAAGVSLADRSNINGITEVHPLEVFPEKEEMKRSLQNVENELKETRRERDKALQELKRLKQHLLEKEMEESEKMDEDSQIIEELRQNNEYQRAQIMQLEKALKQAIASQEDVKTLNDNELKKSKDTVNELNKKLANCLSTIEAQNVEVLNLQTALGQYYAEIEAKERLGEELAVAKEESHKLSGLLKDAYNESETFKKEKEEVLVKLSDMERRLSEGKGRINKLEQDNEKLRRALEQSMTRLNRMSLDSDNYVDRRIVIKLLVTYFQRNHSKEVLDLMVRMLGFSDEDKQRIGMAQQGSGKGVVRGVLGLPGRLVGGILGGSSAPSSTASDQSFADLWVDFLLKETEREKREAAEAGNGTAGDQIKGFQEAMGADETMAEHRSHSTDVSFISSRPQSSPKHNLPPLAPHSRQVILPPEHSDAEFSTVPLTPLETNYQISRLPRY, encoded by the exons ATGTGGAGTTCAATTGAGAATTTTAAGGAGAATCTCAATAGGATCGCTCTTGAAATTCACGATGACGACGAAGAAGAGCTTTCGGTTTACAGTTCAGGTGATCCACCGGAGAATAATTCGTTATCTGATCGGAGAATTTCTAGAAGTTTCGGTCGTTCCAAGTCGCCGACATATCATTCCCCAATTGCCAATGGTTTCGGTTCTGCTCACAACCCAGAG ATAGAGAAATACAAAATTGAAATTAAGAGACTTAAAGAATCTGAGGCTGAAATCAAGGCACTGTCAGTAAATTATGCAGCTTTATTGATAGAAAAAGag GATCAAATTTCAAGGTTAAATGAAGAAAATGGATCATTGAAGCAAAGTCTACAATCGAGTTCTCCCTTGAGTGCATCTAGAAACATGCATAAG GGGAGCAATGATCAATCTCCAAACCGCCAAAGTAAAGCTATAGCTAACCGTTCCTTTGGAAGCCGAGCAAACAATGGGTTTTCTCTGAAGCAGGATGGACTAAGCAATGGAACCAGTTTTGGCAATGAAAAG GAGCTTGCCGACTTGCCGGAAGAGAAAAATAAATCCCTGTCAGCTATACAGGCATCTCATGAGTTGCAGTTAAAACAACTGGAAATGGAGCTTAATAAAGAACGGACCGAGCTGGCAAATATGCAAACTAGGTTACAAG AGGAGCAGAAGCTGAGCTCGACTTTCCAACAAGAGCTGAACTCTTTAAAAGTAGACAAGGATAAA ATGGCTGTGGAGATGACAAATATTCGTGCTGAGCTGTCTCATAAAGTATCTGAATTAAAACAGTTGCAAATGGAGCTTCATGAAAGAGATAACGATGAATCAAATGAAGCAATAGATGGTTTGAGAAGAGTTATAGAAACACTGCAGAAAGAAAACAGTAATCTTAAG AATGAGAAAGATAAATTAGAAGCTTCAGCAGCTGGCGTATCTTTAGCTGATAGAAGTAACATCAATGGTATAACTGAG GTGCATCCTTTGGAGGTATTTCCTGAAAAGGAAGAAATGAAGAGGTCGTTACAAAATGTGGAGAATGAATTGAAGGAAACACGCCGGGAAAGGGACAAAGCACTGCAAGAACTAAAACGCCTTAAGCAGCATTTACTTGAGAAG GAAATGGAAGAATCAGAAAAGATGGATGAGGACAGCCAAATAATTGAAGAGCTACGTCAAAATAACGAATATCAGCGAGCTCAAATAATGCAGTTGGAGAAAGCTCTTAAGCAAGCAATTGCAAGTCAAGAAGATGTCAAAACCCTTAATGATAATGAATTAAAGAAGTCGAAGGATACAGTCAATGAGCTAAATAAAAAATTAGCCAACTGTTTGAGCACAATAGAAGCCCAAAATGTTGAAGTCCTTAACCTACAAACTGCACTTGGCCAATACTATGCCGAGATTGAAGCCAAG GAACGCCTTGGAGAAGAATTGGCAGTGGCAAAGGAGGAATCGCATAAACTTTCAGGGCTTTTGAAG GATGCTTACAATGAGTCGGAAACATTCAAGAAGGAGAAAGAAGAGGTGTTGGTGAAACTTTCAGACATGGAGAGAAGACTTTCTGAAGGGAAGGGCCGTATAAATAAGCTTGAGCAAGACAATGAAAAGCTACGACGAGCTCTTGAACAGAGCATGACCAGGCTGAATAGGATGTCACTGGATTCTGATAATTATGTTGACAG GCGGATTGTGATCAAGTTACTGGTGACTTACTTCCAAAGGAATCACAGCAAAGAG GTTTTGGATCTTATGGTCCGTATGTTAGGATTCTCTGATGAAGATAAGCAGAGGATAGGCATGGCTCAACAAGGATCTGGTAAAGGTGTCGTCCGGGGTGTCTTGGGTCTCCCTGGACGACTAGTAGGTGGCATCTTGGGTGGAAGTTCAGCACCTTCTAGTACGGCATCTGATCAG TCCTTTGCAGATCTCTGGGTTGATTTTCTTCTTAAAGAGACAGAAAGAGAGAAAAGGGAGGCTGCTGAAGCTGGCAACGGAACTGCAGGAGATCAAATCAAGGGATTTCAGGAGGCAATGGGTGCAGATGAAACCATGGCAGAACATAGGTCACATAGTACTGATGTTTCCTTTATTTCCTCGAGACCACAATCTTCTCCTAAGCATAACCTACCCCCTTTGGCACCACATTCACGGCAAGTTATCTTGCCCCCTGAGCATTCTGATGCCGAGTTCTCAACAGTACCTCTTACCCCATTGGAAACCAATTATCAGATTTCAAGACTACCTAGATACTGA
- the LOC104093301 gene encoding reticulon-like protein B5, whose product MAEHVENSDPKGESLMEKIADKFHGGDDSSSSSDSDTETKKPAAKEEVVAAAEAEPSSVKDKVWRLFGREKPVHKVFGGGKPADVFLWRNKKISASVLGGATAIWVLFELLEYHLLTLICHILIISLAVLFLWSNATTFINKKPPHIPEIHLPQDPFLQVASALRIEINRALALLREIASGRELKKFLGVVAGLWIISIVGSWCNFLTLFYISFVLLHTVPVLYEKYEDKVDPLAEKAMHEIKKQYAVFDKKVLSKIPRGPLKDKKRE is encoded by the exons ATGGCAGAGCACGTGGAGAATTCGGATCCTAAAGGGGAGTCGTTGATGGAGAAGATCGCCGACAAATTTCACGGCGGTGACGATTCCTCGTCGTCATCGGATTCAGATACCGAAACGAAGAAGCCGGCAGCGAAAGAGGAGGTGGTGGCGGCGGCGGAGGCGGAGCCGTCATCTGTGAAGGACAAAGTTTGGAGGCTATTCGGAAGAGAAAAGCCGGTTCACAAGGTGTTCGGTGGAGGCAAAC CTGCTGATGTATTCTTGTGGAGGAACAAGAAGATATCTGCTAGTGTACTTGGTGGAGCAACCGCTATATGGGTTCTTTTCGAATTGCTTGAGTACCACCTGCTCACTTTAATCTGCCACATTTTGATCATCTCTCTCGCAGTCTTATTCTTGTGGTCAAATGCAACCACCTTTATTAACAA GAAACCTCCACATATCCCAGAAATCCACCTTCCACAGGACCCTTTCCTTCAAGTGGCTTCTGCCCTGAGGATCGAAATCAACCGTGCTCTTGCTCTACTGCGGGAAATTGCGTCAGGGAGAGAACTGAAGAAGTTCCTTGGT GTTGTCGCCGGTTTATGGATCATCTCTATTGTGGGTAGCTGGTGCAACTTTTTGACGCTGTTCTACATAT CATTTGTGCTCCTCCACACAGTTCCTGTTCTTTATGAGAAATATGAAGATAAAGTGGATCCTTTAGCTGAGAAAGCAATGCACGAGATCAAGAAGCAATATGCTGTTTTTGATAAAAAAGTTTTGAGTAAAATTCCAAGAGGACCATTGAAAGACAAGAAGAGGGAATAG